One genomic segment of Anaerosporomusa subterranea includes these proteins:
- a CDS encoding cation diffusion facilitator family transporter — translation MPQNSVRQVKKVLWLILAANLLVAVTKIFIGNSIQSTSMTADGYHSLTDGVSNVVGLIGIAFAAKPVDSDHPYGHKKFEFLTGLFIGGMLLVITTNIILEAIAKILEPVTPQFGADTIAALVATLVINVIVSVYEYRQGQRLNSYILIADSLHTRSDIYVSLGVLLTLLGIKLGAPPLLDPIASIIVAGFIAHAALEIIKSTSDILVDRAAVDLVLIESVTMTFSQVKDVHGIRSRGSESALFIDMHIEIDPLMSIEEAHELVHQIEEKLKEEINPTIQALIHTEPYKGLPGITK, via the coding sequence ATGCCTCAGAACTCCGTAAGACAAGTGAAGAAAGTGCTCTGGCTGATTCTTGCCGCCAATTTGCTTGTCGCGGTAACAAAAATATTCATCGGCAATAGCATTCAAAGCACCAGCATGACGGCAGACGGCTATCATTCTTTAACCGACGGCGTATCGAATGTTGTCGGACTAATTGGTATTGCTTTCGCCGCTAAGCCAGTCGATTCAGACCACCCCTATGGACATAAAAAATTTGAATTCCTTACCGGTCTGTTCATTGGTGGCATGCTGCTAGTGATCACAACTAACATCATACTGGAGGCAATTGCTAAGATCCTCGAGCCTGTTACCCCGCAATTCGGCGCCGACACCATTGCAGCACTGGTCGCAACCCTGGTTATCAATGTTATTGTTAGCGTATATGAATACAGGCAGGGCCAGCGTCTGAACAGTTATATCTTAATTGCAGATTCCTTGCATACGCGAAGTGATATCTATGTTTCGCTGGGAGTATTGCTGACGTTACTCGGCATTAAACTAGGAGCGCCGCCGTTGCTTGACCCGATAGCCTCAATCATTGTCGCCGGCTTTATCGCCCACGCCGCACTCGAAATCATAAAGTCTACCAGCGATATACTAGTAGACAGGGCTGCGGTAGATTTAGTTTTGATTGAAAGTGTCACGATGACCTTTTCGCAAGTGAAGGATGTCCACGGAATACGAAGCCGGGGCAGCGAAAGCGCCCTGTTCATTGATATGCATATCGAAATTGATCCGTTGATGAGCATAGAGGAGGCTCACGAGCTTGTGCATCAGATCGAAGAAAAACTAAAAGAAGAAATTAATCCTACTATTCAGGCGTTGATTCACACTGAACCGTATAAGGGGCTGCCGGGAATAACAAAATAA